A region from the Benincasa hispida cultivar B227 chromosome 12, ASM972705v1, whole genome shotgun sequence genome encodes:
- the LOC120067176 gene encoding protein ESMERALDA 1: MHPYNRLPSSGHSTPSPPPSPLRSPRLRHSRSKGGRFTQAQQPGRTFPQRLAWLILSVLLRRQGIFLFAPLIYISGMLLYMGTVSFDVVPVIKHRPAPGSVYRSPQLLAKLRPEMDADNTSTDAISTIWKHSYKGGQWKPCINNSLGGLPESNGYIYVEANGGLNQQRTSICNAVAVAGYLNATLVIPNFHFHSIWRDPSKFSEIYDEEYFIKTLENDVRIVNKIPDYIMERFDHNMTNVYNFRIKAWSSIQYYRDTVLPRLLEELVIRISPFANRLSFDAPPAVQRLRCLANYKALRFSNPILSLGEILVARMRERSASNGGKYISVHLRFEEDMVAFSCCIFDGGHKEMEDMKAAREKGWKGKFTKPGRVIRPGAIRINGKCPMTPLEVGLMLRGMGFDNSTFIYLASGKIYDGERNMAPLLEMFPNLLTKEMLASPEELSPFKNFSSRMAAIDYTVCLHSEVFVTTQGGNFPHFLMGHRRYLYGGHSKTIRPDKRKLALLFDNPTIGWKNFKRQMLNMRSHSDSKGFELKRPNDSIYTFPCPDCMCFTNKSNDTKLSLAP, from the exons ATGCACCCATATAATCGGCTGCCGAGCAGTGGCCACTCAACTCCGTCACCGCCGCCGTCGCCTCTCCGCTCCCCTCGGCTGAGGCACTCTCGGTCCAAGGGCGGCCGCTTCACTCAAGCTCAGCAACCGGGCCGGACTTTTCCCCAGCGACTCGCCTGGTTAATCCTCTCCGTTTTACTTCGTCGCCAAGGGATCTTCCTTTTCGCCCCTTTAATCTACATCTCCGGTATGCTTCTTTATATGGGCACTGTCTCTTTCGATGTTGTTCCAGTTATCAAGCATCGCCCTGCTCCTGGCTCTGTTTATCGAAGTCCGCAACTCCTTGCCAAGCTTCGCCCTGAGATGGATGCTGATAACACTTCCACTGATGCG ATATCAACAATATGGAAACACTCATATAAAGGTGGTCAGTGGAAACCATGTATCAACAATTCCTTAGGAG gccTACCCGAGTCAAATGGGTATATTTATGTTGAGGCAAATGGTGGTCTAAATCAGCAGAGAACATCA ATATGCAATGCAGTTGCTGTGGCTGGTTATCTTAATGCAACACTTGTAATCCCTAATTTTCATTTCCACAGCATTTGGAGAGATCCTAG caaGTTCAGCGAAATATATGACGAGGAATATTTTATCAAGACCTTAGAGAATGATGTACGCATTGTAAACAAGATTCCGGATTACATTATGGAACGCTTTGACCACAACATGACTAATGTCTACAACTTCAGAATAAAGGCATGGTCGTCCATTCAGTATTACAGGGATACGGTGCTTCCAAGATTACTTGAAGAACT GGTTATAAGAATTTCACCTTTTGCAAATCGATTGTCATTTGATGCTCCTCCTGCTGTTCAACGGCTTCGATGTTTAGCAAATTATAAAGCGTTGAGATTCTCTAATCCCATATTATCCTTGGGAGAGATTTTGGTTGCTAGGATGAGAGAACGCAGTGCCAGTAATGGTGGCAAGTATATTTCTGTACATCTTCGCTTTGAGGAG GATATGGTTGCATTCTCATGTTGTATTTTTGATGGTGGACATAAAGAGATGGAAGACATGAAAGCAGCCAGAGAAAAAGGATGGAAAGGGAAATTCACAAAACCGGGCAGAGTTATACGTCCTGGTGCCATCAGGATTAATGGAAAATGCCCGATGACTCCTTTAGAG GTTGGTTTGATGCTTAGGGGAATGGGATTTGATAATAgcacatttatttatttggcaTCGGGAAAGATATACGATGGTGAGAGAAATATGGCTCCGCTCTTGGAGATGTTTCCAAATCTGCTTACAAAGGAAATGCTGGCATCACCTGAAGAACTTTCTCCATTCAAG aatttttCTTCTAGGATGGCTGCTATAGATTATACTGTTTGCCTCCACAGTGAGGTGTTCGTGACAACACAGGGTGGCAACTTCCCTCATTTTCTGATGGGCCATAGAAGATACTTGTACGGTGGACACTCCAAAACTATCAGGCCAGACAAGCGGAAGTTAGCATTACTTTTTGATAACCCTACCATTGG